The Candidatus Hydrogenedentota bacterium nucleotide sequence CAGCGCTTGTCCAGGCCTTCGAGCTGTACCAGGGCGAGGGAATCGCGCACGCGCGCCGGGATCAGAGCCTTATCCACCTTCTGCGCACGGAGGCCAAAGGCCACATTCTCGTACACATTCATATGGGGAAAAAGGGCGTAACTCTGAAAAACCATGGCCGCCTTGCGGGTTTCGGGCGGTTCCCGGGTCACGTCGCGCTCGCCAAAGAAAATCTGTCCGGAATCGAGCATTTCCAGCCCCGCGATGCTGCGGAGGGTCGTGGTCTTGCCGCAGCCGGAGGGTCCGAGGAGTGCGAAGCACTCGCCCTGGGCGATATCACAGGAAAAACCGCGGACGCCGCCGCCTTCGGGGTAGACCCGGGTCACATTGTCGAGGCGTACGCTGCTCATGGGGCGTCGAAGACCTCCGCCTTCCAGCGGTCACACCACTCCTTCTCCTTCGCGG carries:
- a CDS encoding ABC transporter ATP-binding protein, which codes for MSSVRLDNVTRVYPEGGGVRGFSCDIAQGECFALLGPSGCGKTTTLRSIAGLEMLDSGQIFFGERDVTREPPETRKAAMVFQSYALFPHMNVYENVAFGLRAQKVDKALIPARVRDSLALVQLEGLDKRWVTDLSGGQQQRVAVARALAVHPEILLLDEPLSNLDAELRHSTREQLGEIQKKLGITAIYVTHDQEEALELADRIAILKDGACHQIGAPREILEAPATEFVEQFMARQRRLMGR